The genomic window TGGAGTCATACAGGAGGAAACCATAACGGATATATTGGGCGTACTATCCCGATTGAGTGATATAAGTTATAACGTGAAAGGAAAAAATATAAGTATAACCTCTAAATAAAGTCTGCCTATGAAGTAAAGAACAGGAATCGCATGAATACACATGAAAAACGGGAAATGCTGGAACATTCCCCGTCATCTTTTTGATCATTAAAATTAGTGCTCGTAACACTAGTGTTAACAAACAATCGAATTACAAATATATGAATTTTTGGAATATAGCAAGGCCGGAAGAGTCTCCGGTCCTTAAAAAAACTTTGTCTATTATGAGATTGACGACATTATTCTCTATCGCATGTTCACTTCAGATCTCGGCCTCTGTCTATTCGCAAGAGACAAAGTTGTCTTTGGACGTTAATAACCAGACAATAAAGGAGGTTCTTTTCAAGATAGAGAAACAGTCTGGCTTCCGTTTTATCTACGAGAGCGAGAAGGTTAACCTGAATAAGAAAGTATCTGTACATGTGAAAGAGCAGACGGTGGAAACCATTTTAAAGCGTCTTTTCGCAGGGGAAGGCGTAAAGTATGAGATTACGGAGAATAATTTCATCTTAATTAATCCCTCTACAAAAAACGAGAAAGCCGCCCCTTCCTCACAAGCCGTTTTGCAAAAGAAGAATTTAGTGCAAGGTGTAGTGACCGACGAGAATGGTGAACCTATTATTGGCGCGAACGTAGTTGAGAAAGGTACTACCAACGGAACGGTTACGGACCTTGATGGAAAATTTACGATGGAGGTATCGGAAAACGGTGTCCTTCAAATCTCTTACATCGGATATGCCATGACGGAATTGCGTCCCGGCAAGGAAGCGAATTTGAACGTGAAGTTACGGGAAGATGCTTTGCAAATGGATGAGGTTGTAGTTGTCGGTTATGGTACGGTAAAAAGAGCGAACTTGGGTGGTGCCGTATCTACGGCCGACGCGAAAGCGTTTGAGTCTCGTCCGGTTCAGAATGCGGCTCAGGCTTTGCAGGGAGAGGTACCCGGTTTGACGATTACACGTGCCGGAGGCGCTCCGGGTTCGGACATGACCATGAAGGTTCGTGATGTCTCTTCTATCAACGGTGGTACTCCCCTTGTTTTGATTGATGGAGCGGAGGGAAACATTAATATGATCAATCCTTCCGATATCGAGAATATTTCCGTATTGAAAGATGGTACGGCCGCTATTTACGGTGCTCGTGCCTCGGATGGTGTTATTCTGGTGACAACGAAAAGTGGTAAGCGCAATCAGAAGACATCTGTTGCTTTTGATGCATATTACTCTATTAAGACTCCTGCGTTGTTAAGGAAACCGGCGAATCTATTACAACATGCGGAGATGGCCTTGGAGATCACCGATGGATCATTCACTCCAGAATACACGAGAGATCAATTGGACCTGATCCGGCAGAATAGTGATCTGGTGTTGACTGATGCGGAATGGGGGCGTTGGACCGGTTATCCGCAATTCTTCAAGGATCAAGACTGGAATGATATGCTTATTGGCAATGGTAATATGCAGAATTACAATGTCAATATCTCCGGCGGTGGAGAGAGATACTCGTATATGTTGTCTTTAGGCCATCAGCGGGAGGAAGGTATCCCTAAATTTGGTGAGGATGTGAACAAGCGTTACTTCGTACGTGCTAAATCGAGCGTCGAGATCTTCAAGAACTTGACTTACGATCTTAATTTAGCTTATGAGGCAAGCAACAGGGACTATTCCTCGGGTTTGACGGAAGGACAAAATATATGGGAACTGATTTATAAGACTCGCTCTTGGACTCCGATGTACAATCCGTCGGGAACTTTCTATACATTCGAGGGTTTCGATAATCCGGCTCAAGTATTGGAAGACGGGGGTATGGTGAATAAGACTACAGGTAATATAACGGTCAACAACCAATTACGCTGGAAAGTGATCGACGGATTACAATTGGTGGGGCAAGCCGTGATCCGTAAGTATGATCAGGATGAGAACGTGACGAACAAGAAAATCATCAATTACGATTGGGATAATAACGAGGTCCGGGAGAAACGTACGCCGAATAGCGCGGAGCGTCGTTACCAGAAAACTTTATCCAAGAACTTCACGCTCTATGCTGATTATAAAAAGAACTTCAATGACCGGCATGATTTAAGCGTGATGGTCGGTACTTCCCATGAGTCTGAGAACTATGATAGGTTCACGGCGAAGCGTATTAACTTCGACCAACAAGAAAATATGTCTTTGCAATTGGGTAGCGCTCAAGATCAAAACGCTTGGAGCGAGGGAAATCAGTGGACGATTAATTCTTTCTTCTCCAGAGTGAATTATACGTTTGCCAATAAATATGTCATCGAAGGAACGATCCGTGCGGATGGTAGTTCCCGTTTTGATCCGGATCACCGTTGGGGATGGTTCCCGGGTGTAAACGCGGCTTGGCGTGTCGGGGAAGAAGGCTTCATGAAAAGATTGGGTTGGTTCGAGGACTTGAAGGTAAGGGCTTCTTATGGAGAGATGGGTAATCAGTCCGGTATCGGATTGTATGATTATATTCAATTAATCTCTTTATCGAACGATTATTATCCTTTCGGGACTGGCGTGAAAGGACAAATGGCTACGTCTGGAAATATTATTTCTACCTCTCGTACATGGGAGACGATCCAGACAACCAATGTGGGATTTGATTTCTCGACGCTCAATAACCGTTTATATGGATCGTTCGACTACTTCTGGAAAGAGAATAAGAACATGCTTATCCCGAAGACCTATCCTTCTATGTTAGGTGCGGACGCTCCGAGCACGAACAGCGGCCATTTAAGTATTCATGGATGGGAAATCTCTCTAGGCTGGAGGGATCAGATCAAGGATTTCAGCTACTCGGTTCGCTTTAATATCAGTGACGCGAAAAACAAGGTCGTGGATCGGGTTGGAAGTAACCTGATCCAATTAGGTAATAACGAGACTCCGACCGGATATCCGTTGAATTCCTATTTCGGATATGAATTTGATGGAATCATCCAGAATGAGCAAGAATTGGAGGCGTATAAATCTCGTTTCTCGGAAGGAGGTATCCCGGGTGACTTGAGCGTAGGTGACGCTATGTACAAGGACTTGGATGGAGACGGGAAGCTATCCGTATTAGGTGATGGCAAAGAAGGCTCCGGTGACGTGAAATACTTGGGTGACAAGAACCCTCGTTATAATTTCGGCTTTAACCTGAGTATGGCTTGGAAGGGATTCGATCTGAGCGCCTTTATACAAGGAGTCGGCCGTAGGACGATGTTCTTGGAAGGGGAGAGCCGATGCCCGATGCCAGAGGCATGGTATCAATCCGCCGAGTATTGGTATGGAAAGACTTGGACCCCGGAAAGAACGGATGCCCAATATCCGGCGATCACGTTGAAGGATAAACGAAACTACAACTATTATGTATCTACGAACACGAAGTTTAACGTTGCGTATGCCCGTTTGAAAAACTTGCAGTTCGGTTATACGATCCCGCAGACTTTGACCTCGAAGGCCGGTTTGCAGAAGGTGCGGGTGTATTTCTCCGGCGAGGATTTATTTGAGGTACATAACACGCCAAATGGTTGGGACCCGGAGGAGAACAGCGGTAGCATTACTTCCTATCCGTTTACCCGTAATTATTCATTTGGTATAAATGTCGTATTTTAAAAATTAAAGCGAAAAGTCATGAAAAACTATCGGATAATATTGGGAAGCTTTATTGTTTCCGCTTTGTTCTTGTCAAGTTGCCAAGATATAGACCTGTTGCCAAAAGATAATATGCCGGACGAGCTATTCTGGAAAACCCCGGATGACTTCGAGAAGGAGGTCAATTGGCTCTACACACGTACCGAGACGTTCGGCACCAAGGATACGGATAGCGATATCGCCTATGAGCTGAACGAGAACACGACGAGCAACGGTACGTTGATCGCCCCGAATACGGATGCCCTATGGGACTCTACTTTCATAGACCTGCGTCAGAGCAATATGATTATCGAGAAGAGCCAGACGTACGAGGGCGATCCCTCGGAGATCGAGCGGTATGTGGCTGAGGCCCGTTTCTTCCGTGCTTACTCGCATTTTCGGTTGATGGCGAAATACAACGATATCCCTATCTTGACGAAGGTGCTTACCGTAGATTCCCCGGAGTTGTATGGTTCTAGGAATAAGCAACAGGAGGTGGAAGACTTCATCTTGTCGGAACTCAACGAGGTGTATTCTAAACTACCCTTGCAAAGTGAGTTAAGCTCGGATGAGGCGGGACGTGTAACCCAAGGCGCTGCCTTGGCGTTGAAAGCGAGGGTTGCCTTGTTTGCCGGGACTTGGGCGAAGTATCACCAGCACCGTTCGGACTATCAGCAGTTGTTGCAACAAGCGATCGATGCCGCTACAAAAGTGATCGATAGTGGTGAGTATGCTTTATATGAAGGCTCCGGTGAGGAGAGCTACCGCTACTTGTTTATCAATGCGGGCGATAATTCAAAAGAGGGTATCTTCGACAGTCGGTACGAGACGGATATCCGCCACCATAGCGATGCGTGCCCTGTATATTGGGGATGGCGAGGGACGCCTACCCGTAAGCTGGCCGATATGTATTTGTGTAAGAGCACGGGATTGCCGATTGAGAACGCTAATTCCGGATTTGAGGGATATGCCACGATCAAGAGCGAATACGAGAATCGTGACCCTCGTATGAAACAGACCTTCTTGATGCCCGGAACCGACTATATCAGTCCGCAAGACGGCGCCTTGACCTGCCCGCCGCAATTTACCATACGTCCCGAGACACGTACGGGTTATAAGTTGTGGAAATATATGGCGGAGACTTCCGTTCCTTCTGACAAGGATGTATATGATTATCACATCATCCGTTATCCGGAGGTATTGCTGATATTGGCCGAGGCCACCTATGAGAAAGACGGGGCGATCAGCGATGACATCTTGAACAAGACGATCAATGTGATCCGTTCCCGGAAAGGCGTGGAGATGCCTCCTCTGACCAACGCTTTCGTGAAGAGCAATGGGTTGGATATGCGGACGGAGATCCGTCGGGAACGTACGATCGAGTTAGCGTTCGAAGGCTTCCGCAGGGATGATTTGAGACGTTGGAAGACGGCTGAGACGGAATTGATAGGTGCCATAAAAGGTATTAAGCTGAAAGGTTCGGAATACGAGAACTTGGATGTCTTGAACGAGGGAAATCCCGGTTTGACAGACGAAAATGGTTTCTTGATTGTGGAACCGGCGGAGAATCGTAACTTTGTGACCCCGAAGCATTACTATTATTCCCTTCCGTTGGATGAGTTGTATCTGAACCCGAACTTGGCTCCGAACAACCCGGGGTGGTAGGGTAATGCCTTATATTCCGGTAAAAATGGCCTTGCACTGGTGTAAAATGCCTTTTTAGATCTAAGAAATGGCTTTTCACCCTCGCGAAGTACCTTTTAGATTTCTAAAAACGACTTTGCGCTTGTGAAATGCCGTTTTTAGATTTAAGAAATGGCTTTGCACCCTTGCGAAATGCCTTTTAGATTTCTAAAAATGATTTTACACCTGTGAAATGCCATTTCTAGAATATTTTATGAGAGTAAATGAATTTAAAATTGAATCGAATGTCATTCATAAAGAAGATAGGTCTTGTATGCTTTATCGTCTTCTGCTGTGCGGGATGCCGTAGCGCGGGAGAGAAACTGGTTGAGAGTGCGGCTGCTCCCCGTATTATCAACATCATCAATTTCATCCGCCAGACAGACTACCGGGTGGAGAACGCCGATAGCTTATTGTACGAGACGGTTTGTGAGCAAGTGAAATTGGTGAATAAATATGATTTGCCGGCTACCTTTTTATTACAGTACGATGCGTTGATCAACCCGTTGTACCAAGATCTGTTGAAAAGTAAACTCAATGCTCACTCCGAGATCGGTGCTTGGTGGGAACTTACGCAACCGCAGATCGAGGCCGCCGGGATCAAGTGGCGTGGCGAGCATTCTTGGGTCTCGCACGCGAATATCGCTTTCAGCACCGGATATACGAAAGAAGAACGGGAGCGACTGGTGGATGTCTATATGGCGAAGTTCAAGGAGATATTCGGCACGTACCCGAAATCGGTCGGCTCTTGGTTTATCGACGCGCATACCTTGGGCTATATGTACGATAAATATAAGATCGTGGCGTCGTGCAACTGCAAGGACCAAGTGGGGACGGATGGTTATACCCTATGGGGTGGTTACTGGAACCAAGCCTATTACCCGAGCCGGGTAAACGCCTATATGCCGGCGCAGACCGAGGAGGGGCAAATCCCCGTTCCTATTTTCCGTATGCTGGGCAGTGATCCTATTTATCAATATGATGATGGTCTGGGACAAGAGCGTCAAGGGGTGATCTCCTTGGAACCCGTGTATGAGAAGGCGGGCATGGATCGTCGCTGGGTGGATTATTTCTTGGAATCGATCGTGAACCAGCCTTGTCTGGCCTTCAATTATGCGCAAGCGGGACAGGAGAACTCTTTCACGTGGAGTAATATGAGCAAGGGACTGGAGATGCAGATCCCTATCTTGGACTCCTTGAGGAAGGAAAATAAGATCCGGGTGGAGACGCTGGGCGAATCCGGTGCGTGGTTCAAGGAATGCTTCAAGGTTACGCCGCCGACGGCTGTCACCACGTTGACGGATGTCCGTGGAGAAGGAAATAAGACGGTCTGGTTTAACAGCCGTTATTATCGGGCGAACTTATTGTGGGAAAGGGGAACCTTCCGCTTTAGGGATATCCATCTTTTCGACGAAGGCTATAAGTCCGCTTATATGGAAAAGCCCGGAGACGGGAACCAGTTCTTGTTCTATACCTTGCCCGTCGTGGACGGATTCATGTGGAGCGAGGGACTCGATCGTGCCGGGCTTCGGATCGTCCGATTAGACAAGGATGGAGATAAGGAGGAACTTACCTTGGATCATCCGGTAGTGACGGAGATAGGCAAGGATACCTTGGTAGTTTCCGCCGAAGACTCAAAAGGCCATCCATTCAAGATCACTTTCTATGAGACCCGCTTCGAGGTAGCCGCTCTGTCAAAGGAGGCGGACCTCTCATGGGCTTTAGAGCTAAAGGTCGCAGCAGGGAAGGAGCTACCTTTCACCGTTATAGAGGATAAGGCGGTCAACGCTAGCTTCGATGGTTTCAACTACGTGATCACTTGCAAGAAAGGCCATATAAGGAAACCTGAATCTGGTTCGGATTATGTCTTTAGGATACTTCCGTCGGATAAGGAAATAGTAATAAATTGTACAAATACGAGATTAAATTGTACACATGAGAAATAGTAATATGAATATATCAGTTTGGAGAAAATGGGCGGTCGTATGGATGGTCGCTGTGCTCAGTGGTTTTCAATTAAGGGCGGCAGATCCTGTGGTCGTCCCGGCGAATATGGAACCGCTGACGATAGAAGGAAATCGTTTTGTCACCTTATGTATCATGATACGTACGACGCCTTGGGAAGTCTCCCGGGATGTCAAGTTACATCCCCGCGATGAGGTGGATTGGCATACGCTTGAAGGAGTACGTGCCTTGCGGGAGGCTTTCGCCACGAATAACCCGAACGGTCGTCTTACATGGGGATTCACGATGAATGCCTTGGAGGACGGACGGAAGAATTACCGGGAGATCCGTGATTATGTAGTGGAGTGCCAAAAGAAATATGGGGATGAGGTTACTTATTTTCCCGGTTATTTTCCGGCGATGTATCTACCCCGTGAGCGGGTAAACCGTGAGATGTCGGAGGCGATAGAGATCATTTCTAAAATGGTGGGAAACGGTTATCGTCCCCAATCGATTATGGGAGGTTTCTTATCGGCCGATAATTTGAGATATTTGGCGGAGAAAGAGAACATCCATGTGGCGCACGCCGTGATCTGGAGCCAGCATAATATAGACGGTGGTGGTGCTGACGGCTCTCCTTCTTATCCTTTCTATCCCTCGACGGAACACTTCTGCAAGCCGGCGCAGGGAAAAAGCGATTTCATCGATTGCGTGAATCTGGATGGCTGGACGATGGACTTTATCTGTGCCCGCCGTAGCGGACAGACCGGACATGGTATCGATGGATACAACAGCCGTAGAGGTGTCGGCCCGATCGAGACGTACAAAGGTTGGGGGCTCGACTTGGGACATCGTGAGGTGATGCACACGGAAGCGATTCACTTTGATAAAGGTCTTGAGTTGAATGGCTTTGGCTGGGTCGCCAATATCTGGGAGGCGCAGATGGTACATGAGTTCGGGAAGGATCTCATCTGTGATGCCATGAAGATGTGGGTAACGGGTACCAAGGAACGCTGGCCGGATACTCATTTCGTTACGTTCGGAGAATTTGGCGAACTTTGGAGAAAACAATATAAATCGAACGACGACTGGAACTATCGCTTCGTAGAACGAGGCTCTGGTTTGGGAGACTCTTATAATAATTTGGAGATAAAATGGTTTATGAATAAGGAATTCCGCTTGGCCTTATTACGTGATTGGCATACGAAAAATTCCCCGGCTTACGTCATCGACTTTACCCGTTATGATTTGCAAGCCCATGAACCTGCCGATCCCAGCCCGGAGAAAC from Parabacteroides distasonis ATCC 8503 includes these protein-coding regions:
- a CDS encoding TonB-dependent receptor, with the translated sequence MNFWNIARPEESPVLKKTLSIMRLTTLFSIACSLQISASVYSQETKLSLDVNNQTIKEVLFKIEKQSGFRFIYESEKVNLNKKVSVHVKEQTVETILKRLFAGEGVKYEITENNFILINPSTKNEKAAPSSQAVLQKKNLVQGVVTDENGEPIIGANVVEKGTTNGTVTDLDGKFTMEVSENGVLQISYIGYAMTELRPGKEANLNVKLREDALQMDEVVVVGYGTVKRANLGGAVSTADAKAFESRPVQNAAQALQGEVPGLTITRAGGAPGSDMTMKVRDVSSINGGTPLVLIDGAEGNINMINPSDIENISVLKDGTAAIYGARASDGVILVTTKSGKRNQKTSVAFDAYYSIKTPALLRKPANLLQHAEMALEITDGSFTPEYTRDQLDLIRQNSDLVLTDAEWGRWTGYPQFFKDQDWNDMLIGNGNMQNYNVNISGGGERYSYMLSLGHQREEGIPKFGEDVNKRYFVRAKSSVEIFKNLTYDLNLAYEASNRDYSSGLTEGQNIWELIYKTRSWTPMYNPSGTFYTFEGFDNPAQVLEDGGMVNKTTGNITVNNQLRWKVIDGLQLVGQAVIRKYDQDENVTNKKIINYDWDNNEVREKRTPNSAERRYQKTLSKNFTLYADYKKNFNDRHDLSVMVGTSHESENYDRFTAKRINFDQQENMSLQLGSAQDQNAWSEGNQWTINSFFSRVNYTFANKYVIEGTIRADGSSRFDPDHRWGWFPGVNAAWRVGEEGFMKRLGWFEDLKVRASYGEMGNQSGIGLYDYIQLISLSNDYYPFGTGVKGQMATSGNIISTSRTWETIQTTNVGFDFSTLNNRLYGSFDYFWKENKNMLIPKTYPSMLGADAPSTNSGHLSIHGWEISLGWRDQIKDFSYSVRFNISDAKNKVVDRVGSNLIQLGNNETPTGYPLNSYFGYEFDGIIQNEQELEAYKSRFSEGGIPGDLSVGDAMYKDLDGDGKLSVLGDGKEGSGDVKYLGDKNPRYNFGFNLSMAWKGFDLSAFIQGVGRRTMFLEGESRCPMPEAWYQSAEYWYGKTWTPERTDAQYPAITLKDKRNYNYYVSTNTKFNVAYARLKNLQFGYTIPQTLTSKAGLQKVRVYFSGEDLFEVHNTPNGWDPEENSGSITSYPFTRNYSFGINVVF
- a CDS encoding RagB/SusD family nutrient uptake outer membrane protein, with translation MKNYRIILGSFIVSALFLSSCQDIDLLPKDNMPDELFWKTPDDFEKEVNWLYTRTETFGTKDTDSDIAYELNENTTSNGTLIAPNTDALWDSTFIDLRQSNMIIEKSQTYEGDPSEIERYVAEARFFRAYSHFRLMAKYNDIPILTKVLTVDSPELYGSRNKQQEVEDFILSELNEVYSKLPLQSELSSDEAGRVTQGAALALKARVALFAGTWAKYHQHRSDYQQLLQQAIDAATKVIDSGEYALYEGSGEESYRYLFINAGDNSKEGIFDSRYETDIRHHSDACPVYWGWRGTPTRKLADMYLCKSTGLPIENANSGFEGYATIKSEYENRDPRMKQTFLMPGTDYISPQDGALTCPPQFTIRPETRTGYKLWKYMAETSVPSDKDVYDYHIIRYPEVLLILAEATYEKDGAISDDILNKTINVIRSRKGVEMPPLTNAFVKSNGLDMRTEIRRERTIELAFEGFRRDDLRRWKTAETELIGAIKGIKLKGSEYENLDVLNEGNPGLTDENGFLIVEPAENRNFVTPKHYYYSLPLDELYLNPNLAPNNPGW
- a CDS encoding DUF3863 domain-containing protein gives rise to the protein MRNSNMNISVWRKWAVVWMVAVLSGFQLRAADPVVVPANMEPLTIEGNRFVTLCIMIRTTPWEVSRDVKLHPRDEVDWHTLEGVRALREAFATNNPNGRLTWGFTMNALEDGRKNYREIRDYVVECQKKYGDEVTYFPGYFPAMYLPRERVNREMSEAIEIISKMVGNGYRPQSIMGGFLSADNLRYLAEKENIHVAHAVIWSQHNIDGGGADGSPSYPFYPSTEHFCKPAQGKSDFIDCVNLDGWTMDFICARRSGQTGHGIDGYNSRRGVGPIETYKGWGLDLGHREVMHTEAIHFDKGLELNGFGWVANIWEAQMVHEFGKDLICDAMKMWVTGTKERWPDTHFVTFGEFGELWRKQYKSNDDWNYRFVERGSGLGDSYNNLEIKWFMNKEFRLALLRDWHTKNSPAYVIDFTRYDLQAHEPADPSPEKPAKDWSLINKINQKALRPQDKPVLIDKLEKEDQDLIRKYYPELLK